Proteins from a single region of Pseudomonas ekonensis:
- a CDS encoding heme ABC transporter ATP-binding protein — translation MLRADNLHIRRGRKTVLAGVSLQLEPGEVLGVLGPNGAGKSTLLGALCGELAPDDGEVLLEGVALGLWHGSRRAQRLAVLPQVSTLEFAFRVEEVVGMGRLPHQAGRARDDEIITEALQAADAAHLSGRSYLALSGGERQRVHLARVLAQLWPGQAGQTLLLDEPTSMLDPLHQHTTLQAVRAFADRGAAVMVILHDLNLAARYCDRILLLEGGRPVALDTPQQVLRPDSLKAVFGLEVLVQPHPERGHPLIIAR, via the coding sequence ATGTTGCGCGCAGACAATCTGCACATCCGTCGCGGCCGCAAGACGGTGCTGGCCGGGGTCAGCCTGCAGTTGGAACCGGGCGAGGTGCTGGGGGTGCTGGGGCCGAACGGCGCGGGCAAGAGCACTCTGCTTGGCGCCTTGTGCGGCGAACTGGCGCCTGACGACGGTGAGGTCCTGCTCGAGGGCGTGGCGTTGGGGCTGTGGCACGGCAGCCGGCGCGCCCAGCGGTTGGCGGTGCTGCCGCAGGTGTCCACCCTGGAGTTCGCTTTCCGCGTCGAGGAAGTGGTCGGGATGGGACGCTTGCCGCATCAGGCCGGACGGGCGCGCGACGATGAAATCATCACCGAGGCCTTGCAGGCGGCGGACGCAGCGCACTTGAGCGGGCGCAGCTATCTGGCGCTGTCCGGCGGCGAGCGTCAGCGGGTGCATCTGGCGCGGGTGCTGGCGCAGTTGTGGCCGGGGCAGGCCGGGCAGACCCTGCTGCTGGACGAGCCGACGTCGATGCTCGATCCGCTGCATCAGCACACCACGCTGCAGGCCGTGCGGGCGTTCGCCGACCGCGGCGCGGCGGTGATGGTGATCCTGCATGATCTGAATCTGGCGGCGCGCTATTGTGATCGCATCCTGCTGCTCGAAGGCGGGCGGCCCGTGGCGCTGGACACGCCGCAGCAGGTGTTGCGGCCGGACTCGCTCAAAGCGGTGTTCGGCCTGGAGGTGCTGGTGCAACCGCATCCGGAGCGCGGACACCCGCTGATCATCGCCCGCTGA
- a CDS encoding ChaN family lipoprotein, producing MRAILLLAILMLGGCQAVAPPPVTGDIRDLRSGETLTPRQLLARLGEPQRVIVGEQHDNADHHGLQLWLLQNLEKERPQGSLLLEMLVPEQQARVDDVRRSAAPPADLAQALAWQEGWDWSLYGPIVRFALAQPYPLLAANLDAVEVRAFYRESPALSGARSNAAPVSKQLLEQIADSHCGLLPTSQMPAMLAVQQQRDRRMASRLLAAPAPAMLFAGAFHARKDVGVPLHALDLGADQAPTVLLLAEQGSEVTASMADYVWFTPGRPPQDYCAEMRKQFGK from the coding sequence ATGCGTGCAATCCTGTTGTTGGCGATCTTGATGCTCGGCGGCTGCCAGGCTGTGGCGCCGCCACCGGTCACGGGCGATATCCGGGACTTGCGCAGCGGCGAAACGCTGACGCCCCGGCAACTGCTGGCACGCCTGGGCGAGCCGCAACGGGTGATCGTCGGCGAGCAGCATGACAATGCCGACCACCATGGCCTGCAGCTGTGGCTCCTGCAGAACCTGGAAAAGGAGCGCCCCCAAGGCAGCCTGCTGCTGGAAATGCTGGTGCCCGAGCAACAGGCGCGGGTCGATGACGTGCGCAGGTCCGCCGCGCCTCCCGCAGACCTTGCCCAAGCCTTGGCCTGGCAAGAGGGATGGGACTGGAGCCTGTACGGGCCGATCGTCCGGTTTGCCCTCGCTCAGCCTTATCCGCTGTTGGCGGCCAATCTCGATGCCGTCGAAGTCCGAGCGTTCTACCGCGAGTCTCCGGCGTTGAGCGGAGCCCGCAGCAATGCTGCACCGGTCAGCAAGCAATTGCTGGAGCAGATAGCCGATTCCCACTGCGGCTTGCTGCCGACCTCGCAAATGCCGGCGATGCTGGCGGTTCAGCAACAGCGGGATCGGCGCATGGCCTCGCGCTTGTTGGCGGCGCCCGCGCCCGCGATGTTGTTCGCCGGTGCCTTTCATGCGCGCAAGGATGTTGGTGTGCCGCTGCATGCGCTGGACCTGGGGGCGGATCAGGCGCCGACGGTGCTGCTGTTGGCGGAGCAGGGCAGCGAGGTGACGGCGTCCATGGCCGACTATGTCTGGTTCACGCCTGGCCGGCCGCCGCAGGATTACTGCGCCGAGATGCGAAAGCAGTTCGGCAAATGA
- a CDS encoding Crp/Fnr family transcriptional regulator, which yields MYLLGDQSAHADALTSRLQDLPMQCLAGLAPCGPPLELESADDLMMQLPGDRLFVLSQGVVNGSLGARTLFYWHEGDLIGLQQGPEWTDLRLCADGPLSLLPYRRNDVLQHAYATPANGELFLRYLLGQTALLAHAVADLKPREFRSTNGFKRVRAGEVLIQQGDTSDHVFVIIEGHAEAFVDGHKVGDVPKDEIFGAMAVFTGEPRNATVIASEPSTVMLIPGDQFLSMTRTNPKIAHSLIESMARRIDQLNRQLAAFHAQS from the coding sequence ATGTACTTGCTCGGGGATCAGTCGGCCCATGCCGATGCGTTGACCAGTCGTCTGCAGGACCTGCCGATGCAATGCCTGGCGGGGCTTGCGCCTTGCGGGCCGCCGCTGGAGCTGGAGTCGGCGGACGACCTGATGATGCAGTTGCCCGGCGACCGGCTGTTTGTGCTCAGCCAAGGCGTGGTCAACGGCAGCCTCGGCGCCCGGACCTTGTTCTATTGGCACGAGGGCGACCTGATCGGCCTGCAGCAGGGGCCGGAGTGGACGGATCTGCGGCTGTGCGCAGACGGCCCGCTGAGCCTGTTGCCGTACCGGCGAAACGATGTGCTCCAGCATGCGTACGCGACACCGGCGAACGGCGAGCTGTTCCTGCGTTATCTGCTCGGCCAGACCGCCCTGCTCGCCCATGCCGTCGCCGATCTGAAGCCCCGCGAGTTCCGCAGCACCAATGGGTTCAAACGGGTTCGCGCAGGGGAAGTGTTGATTCAGCAGGGCGACACCTCCGACCATGTGTTTGTGATCATCGAGGGGCATGCCGAAGCGTTTGTCGACGGGCACAAGGTGGGCGATGTGCCCAAGGACGAGATTTTCGGGGCCATGGCGGTGTTCACCGGTGAACCGCGCAACGCCACGGTGATCGCCAGCGAGCCGAGCACCGTGATGCTGATTCCCGGCGATCAGTTTCTGAGCATGACGCGCACCAACCCCAAGATCGCCCATAGCCTGATCGAAAGCATGGCGCGGCGCATCGACCAGCTCAACCGGCAGCTTGCGGCATTTCACGCACAGTCTTGA
- a CDS encoding TfoX/Sxy family protein, with the protein MNDELQHLKNLGKTSAQWLHAVGIHSASDLRRLGAVDAYRAVRTRGFRASKVLLYAIEGALMDVHWNDIPAERKDALNKQLEAISSRHKN; encoded by the coding sequence ATGAATGATGAACTGCAACACCTGAAGAATCTCGGCAAGACGTCGGCGCAATGGCTGCATGCCGTGGGCATCCACAGCGCTTCGGATCTGCGCCGCCTGGGTGCGGTGGACGCTTACCGTGCCGTGCGGACCCGTGGGTTCCGGGCGTCGAAGGTGTTGCTGTACGCGATCGAGGGGGCGTTGATGGACGTGCACTGGAACGACATCCCCGCCGAGCGCAAGGACGCTCTGAACAAGCAGCTCGAAGCCATTTCCTCCCGCCACAAGAATTGA
- a CDS encoding pentapeptide repeat-containing protein codes for MSQPKLLDTPLYALLHKDDIAGFNKERPKDGPIDMVGGDFRGLDLRELNADGVDFTDAYFRSADLRGIDFRKASLEGASLAHAQISGAYFPPELSADEILMSMNFGTRLRYRTR; via the coding sequence ATGAGCCAGCCGAAACTACTCGACACCCCGCTGTACGCCTTGCTGCACAAGGACGACATCGCAGGCTTCAACAAGGAGCGCCCGAAGGACGGGCCGATCGATATGGTGGGCGGCGATTTTCGCGGCCTGGACCTGCGTGAACTGAACGCCGACGGCGTTGATTTCACCGACGCCTATTTCCGCTCCGCCGACCTTCGCGGCATCGACTTTCGCAAGGCCTCGCTGGAAGGCGCCAGCCTGGCCCACGCGCAGATCTCCGGCGCGTACTTTCCGCCGGAGCTGAGCGCCGACGAGATTCTGATGTCGATGAACTTCGGCACCCGGCTGCGCTACCGCACCCGCTGA
- a CDS encoding AAA family ATPase — MSQSLIAALQNPALYPHPVEGFQVIETHISWVLLTGQFAYKVKKPVNFGFLDFTGLESRAHFCGEELRLNQRLTDDLYLEVLPVTGTAENPQLGGDGPAIEYVLKMRQFPQTGLLSTLQANGELTTAHIDEMAEQIARFHLNAPKVPAEHDAGTPDSVMAPVRQNFEQIRPFLSDKNDLLQLEALQAWAEASFDRLKPLFAQRKAEGFTRECHGDIHLGNATVIDGKVVIFDCIEFNEPFRFTDVYADIGFLAMDLEDRGLKSLARRFISQYLELSGDYQGLEVLNFYKAYRALVRAKVSLFSMPADATPVQRATTLRQYRNYANLAESYSTIPSRFMAITHGVSAVGKSHVAMRLVEALGAVRLRSDVERKRLFGEQTVANDVQAGIYSAEASVATYDRLHEVAAVILRAGFPVVIDATYLKRGQRDSAAAVAEATGTPFLILDCNAPQAVIESWLAIRQADKKDPSDATLAVIEAQQANREALTPDEILRSKRVQTNESGTLDTVVAQIRQRLPGL, encoded by the coding sequence GTGAGCCAGTCCCTGATCGCTGCCCTGCAAAACCCGGCCCTCTACCCGCACCCCGTCGAAGGGTTCCAGGTCATCGAAACCCACATCTCGTGGGTGCTGCTCACCGGTCAGTTCGCCTATAAAGTGAAGAAGCCGGTGAATTTCGGCTTCCTCGACTTCACCGGCCTCGAGTCCCGCGCGCACTTCTGCGGCGAGGAGCTGCGGCTGAACCAGCGCCTGACCGACGACCTGTACCTGGAGGTTCTGCCGGTCACCGGCACCGCCGAGAACCCGCAACTGGGCGGCGACGGCCCGGCCATCGAATACGTGCTGAAAATGCGCCAGTTCCCGCAGACCGGGCTGCTCAGCACCCTGCAGGCCAACGGCGAACTGACCACTGCCCACATCGACGAGATGGCCGAGCAGATCGCCCGCTTCCACCTCAATGCGCCGAAGGTGCCGGCCGAACACGACGCCGGCACGCCGGACAGCGTGATGGCGCCGGTTCGCCAGAACTTCGAGCAGATCCGTCCGTTCCTCAGCGACAAGAACGACCTGCTGCAGCTGGAAGCCCTCCAGGCGTGGGCCGAAGCCAGCTTCGATCGCCTCAAGCCGCTGTTCGCCCAGCGCAAGGCCGAGGGTTTCACCCGCGAATGCCACGGTGACATCCACCTGGGCAACGCCACCGTGATCGACGGCAAGGTCGTGATCTTCGACTGCATCGAATTCAACGAGCCGTTCCGCTTCACCGACGTCTACGCCGACATCGGCTTCCTGGCGATGGACCTGGAAGACCGTGGCCTGAAGTCCCTGGCCCGCCGCTTCATCAGCCAGTACCTGGAACTGAGCGGCGACTACCAGGGCCTGGAAGTCCTGAACTTCTACAAGGCCTACCGCGCCCTGGTGCGCGCCAAGGTGTCGCTGTTCAGCATGCCCGCCGACGCCACACCGGTGCAGCGCGCCACCACCCTGCGCCAGTACCGCAACTACGCCAACCTCGCAGAAAGCTACAGCACCATCCCTTCGCGCTTCATGGCGATAACCCACGGCGTATCGGCGGTGGGCAAGAGCCACGTGGCCATGCGCCTGGTGGAAGCGTTGGGCGCCGTTCGCCTGCGTTCCGACGTAGAGCGCAAGCGCCTGTTCGGCGAGCAGACCGTCGCCAATGACGTTCAGGCCGGCATCTACAGCGCTGAAGCCAGCGTCGCCACCTACGACCGTCTGCATGAAGTGGCGGCGGTGATCCTGCGTGCAGGCTTCCCGGTGGTGATCGATGCCACCTACCTCAAGCGCGGCCAGCGCGACAGCGCGGCGGCCGTCGCCGAGGCCACCGGCACGCCGTTCCTGATCCTGGACTGCAACGCGCCGCAAGCCGTGATCGAAAGCTGGCTGGCGATTCGTCAGGCAGACAAAAAAGATCCGTCCGACGCCACCCTCGCCGTCATCGAGGCGCAACAGGCCAACCGCGAAGCCCTGACCCCGGATGAGATCCTGCGCAGCAAGCGCGTGCAGACCAATGAATCCGGCACGCTGGACACCGTTGTGGCGCAGATCCGTCAACGCCTGCCAGGCCTGTAA
- the mrcB gene encoding penicillin-binding protein 1B — translation MTRTRSPRTPKKPPSRGLRPWLGWALKLSLVGLVVLAGFAVYLDAVVQEKFSGKRWTIPAKVYARPLELFVGQKLSKDDFLTELDALGYRRESVSNGPGAASVNGNTVDLNTRGFQFYEGLEKPQPVRVRFSGDYVAELSATNGSKLSVVRLEPLLIGGIYPKNLEDRILIKLDQVPPYLLETLVAVEDRDFYSHWGVSPKSIARAVWVNTSGGKMTQGGSTLTQQLVKNFYLTNERSLTRKLTEAMMAMLLELHYDKKEILEAYLNEVFVGQDGQRAVHGFGLASQFFFGQPLSELKLHQVALLVGMVKGPSYYNPRRNPERALERRNLVLDVLEQQGVATAEQVEAAKKMPLGVTTRGKLADSSFPGFIDLVKRQLREDYRDEDLTEEGLRIFTSFDPILQMKAEASVNDTFKRLSGRKGADDVEAAMVVTNPETGEVQAMIGSRQASFAGFNRALDAVRPIGSLIKPAVYLTALEKPSQYTLTSWLSDESFSVKGADGQVWKPQNYDRRSHGTVFLYQGLAHSYNLSTARLGLAIGVPNVLKTLGRLGVSRDFPAFPSMLLGAGGMTPMEVATMYQTLANGGFNTPMRGIRSVLTAEGEPLKRYPFQIEQRFDPASIYLIQNAMQRVMREGTGSSVYNVLPKTLTLAGKTGTSNDSRDSWFAGFSQDLLAVVWLGRDDNGKTPFTGATGALQVWTSFMRKADPLPLDMPQPDNVVQAWVDARTGQGSDANCPGAVQMPYIRGSEPPPGAACAGESPTPAESVMDWVKGWMN, via the coding sequence ATGACACGTACCCGATCCCCCCGCACACCGAAAAAACCACCCTCCCGGGGCCTGCGCCCATGGCTGGGCTGGGCCCTCAAACTCAGCCTGGTCGGCCTTGTGGTGCTGGCCGGCTTCGCTGTGTACCTCGATGCCGTGGTGCAGGAGAAATTCTCCGGCAAGCGCTGGACGATCCCGGCCAAGGTATACGCGCGGCCGCTTGAGCTGTTCGTCGGACAAAAGCTGAGCAAGGACGATTTCCTCACCGAACTCGATGCCCTCGGCTACCGCCGCGAAAGCGTCAGCAACGGCCCGGGCGCGGCGTCGGTCAACGGCAACACCGTCGACCTGAACACCCGTGGCTTCCAGTTCTACGAAGGGCTGGAGAAACCGCAGCCGGTGCGCGTGCGGTTCTCCGGCGACTACGTGGCCGAACTGTCGGCGACCAACGGTTCGAAACTGTCCGTGGTGCGCCTGGAGCCGTTGCTGATCGGCGGGATCTACCCGAAAAACCTCGAAGACCGGATCCTGATCAAGCTCGATCAGGTGCCGCCGTACCTGTTGGAAACCCTGGTGGCCGTGGAAGACCGGGATTTCTACAGCCACTGGGGCGTGTCGCCGAAGTCGATCGCGCGGGCGGTGTGGGTGAACACCTCCGGCGGCAAGATGACCCAGGGCGGCAGTACGTTGACCCAGCAGTTGGTGAAGAACTTCTACCTCACCAACGAACGCAGCCTGACCCGCAAGCTCACCGAAGCCATGATGGCGATGCTGCTGGAGCTGCATTACGACAAGAAGGAAATCCTTGAGGCCTACCTCAACGAAGTGTTCGTCGGCCAGGACGGTCAACGTGCGGTGCACGGTTTCGGTCTGGCCAGCCAGTTCTTCTTCGGCCAGCCGCTGTCCGAGCTGAAGCTGCATCAGGTCGCGCTGCTGGTGGGCATGGTCAAGGGGCCGTCCTACTACAACCCGCGCCGCAACCCGGAGCGGGCGCTGGAGCGGCGTAACCTGGTGCTCGACGTGCTTGAGCAGCAGGGCGTCGCGACCGCCGAGCAGGTCGAGGCGGCGAAGAAAATGCCGCTGGGCGTGACCACCCGCGGCAAGCTGGCCGACAGCTCGTTCCCGGGCTTCATTGATCTGGTCAAGCGCCAGTTGCGTGAAGACTACCGCGACGAAGACTTGACCGAAGAAGGCCTGCGCATTTTCACCAGTTTCGACCCGATCCTGCAGATGAAGGCCGAAGCGTCGGTCAACGACACCTTCAAGCGTCTGTCCGGCCGCAAAGGCGCCGACGACGTGGAAGCGGCGATGGTCGTGACCAACCCGGAAACCGGTGAGGTGCAGGCCATGATCGGTAGCCGTCAGGCCAGCTTCGCCGGCTTCAACCGGGCGCTGGATGCGGTGCGGCCGATCGGCTCGCTGATCAAGCCGGCGGTGTACCTGACCGCGCTGGAGAAACCGAGCCAGTACACACTGACCAGTTGGCTGTCGGACGAGTCCTTCTCGGTGAAGGGCGCGGACGGCCAGGTCTGGAAGCCGCAGAACTATGACCGCCGCTCCCACGGCACCGTGTTCCTCTATCAGGGGCTGGCGCATTCCTACAACTTGTCCACAGCCCGTCTGGGGCTCGCCATCGGCGTGCCCAATGTGCTCAAGACCTTGGGACGCCTGGGCGTGAGCCGCGATTTCCCGGCCTTCCCGTCGATGCTGCTGGGTGCCGGCGGCATGACCCCGATGGAAGTGGCGACCATGTACCAGACCCTGGCCAACGGCGGCTTCAACACGCCGATGCGCGGGATCCGCAGCGTGCTGACCGCCGAGGGCGAACCGCTCAAGCGCTATCCGTTCCAGATCGAGCAGCGCTTCGATCCGGCCTCGATCTACCTGATCCAGAACGCCATGCAGCGGGTCATGCGTGAAGGCACCGGCAGTTCGGTCTATAACGTGTTGCCCAAGACCCTGACGCTGGCCGGCAAGACCGGCACCAGCAACGACTCGCGCGACAGCTGGTTCGCCGGGTTCAGCCAGGACCTGTTGGCGGTGGTGTGGCTGGGCCGCGACGACAACGGCAAGACGCCGTTCACCGGCGCCACCGGCGCGCTGCAGGTCTGGACCAGTTTCATGCGCAAGGCCGATCCGCTGCCGCTGGACATGCCGCAACCGGACAACGTGGTGCAGGCCTGGGTCGATGCGCGCACCGGCCAAGGCTCCGACGCCAATTGCCCGGGCGCGGTGCAGATGCCGTATATTCGCGGCAGCGAGCCTCCGCCCGGCGCTGCGTGTGCGGGCGAAAGCCCGACGCCCGCCGAGTCGGTGATGGATTGGGTCAAGGGCTGGATGAATTAA
- a CDS encoding YqcC family protein, translated as MDVRFPKVADQLLLIERELRAQGWWDDVPPSAEALNSVEPFAVDTLEFEQWLQWIFLPKMKIILEQDLPLPNASGIQEMAEMVFAQRNVQGKDRQLQVLLKEFDLLITASR; from the coding sequence ATGGACGTGCGTTTTCCGAAAGTCGCCGATCAGCTGCTGCTGATCGAGCGTGAACTGCGCGCCCAGGGCTGGTGGGACGACGTGCCGCCGTCCGCCGAGGCCTTGAACAGCGTCGAGCCCTTTGCCGTCGATACCCTCGAGTTCGAGCAGTGGCTGCAATGGATCTTCCTGCCGAAGATGAAGATCATCCTTGAGCAGGACCTGCCGCTGCCCAACGCGTCGGGCATCCAGGAAATGGCCGAGATGGTCTTCGCCCAGCGCAATGTGCAGGGCAAGGATCGTCAACTGCAGGTGCTGCTCAAAGAGTTCGACCTGCTGATCACCGCGTCGCGCTGA
- a CDS encoding DUF4124 domain-containing protein, whose product MRTLIASLLIGLSPWCMAGQIYTWVDAQGVTHFDARPPQGQPSTTVQTPSPPAPKPAPMQGNSAVGDQKSIDEKVKKQVAEQQTQLNAFCEQARTNLAQLQNNPRLREEVEGEVRRLNEEQRQERIAETQKQIKENCQ is encoded by the coding sequence ATGCGAACGCTTATCGCCAGTCTGCTGATCGGCCTCAGCCCGTGGTGCATGGCCGGTCAGATCTACACATGGGTCGACGCTCAAGGGGTCACGCATTTCGATGCCCGACCGCCCCAGGGACAGCCTTCCACCACCGTGCAGACGCCCTCCCCGCCCGCGCCGAAGCCTGCGCCGATGCAAGGCAACAGTGCGGTGGGCGATCAGAAGTCCATCGACGAGAAGGTCAAGAAGCAAGTGGCCGAGCAGCAAACGCAGCTGAACGCGTTTTGCGAACAGGCGCGCACCAATCTTGCGCAGCTGCAGAACAACCCGCGCCTGAGGGAGGAAGTGGAGGGAGAGGTGCGACGGCTCAACGAAGAGCAGCGTCAGGAGCGAATCGCCGAGACGCAGAAGCAGATCAAGGAAAACTGCCAGTAG
- a CDS encoding acetolactate synthase 3 large subunit codes for MELLSGGEMLVRFLRDEGVKYIYGYPGGALLHVYDALFKEPEVTHILVRHEQAATHMADGYARATGKAGVVLVTSGPGATNAITGIATAYMDSIPMVIISGQVPSTMVGTDAFQETDMIGISRPIVKHSFMIKHASEIPEVMKKAFYLAQSGRPGPVVVDVPKDMTNPAEKFEYVFPKKAKLRSYSPAVRGHSGQIRKAAEMLLAAKRPVLYSGGGVILGNGSAPLTELAKMLNLPVTNTLMGLGGFPGTDRQFIGMLGMHGSYTANLAMHHADVILAVGARFDDRVINGAPKFCPNAKIIHVDIDPASISKTIKADVPIVGPVESVMTEMVAILKEIGETPNKDAVTSWWKQIDEWRGDRGLFPYDKGDGSKIKPQTVIETLCEVTKGDAFVTSDVGQHQMFAAQYYKFNKPNRWINSGGLGTMGFGFPAAMGVKLSFPDSDVACVTGEGSIQMNIQELSTCMQYGLPVKIVNLNNGVLGMVRQWQDMSYGSRHSHSYMESLPDFVKLAEAYGHVGIRITDLKDLKPKMEEAFAMKDRLVFLDIQVDTSEHVYPMQIKDGSMRDMWLSKTERT; via the coding sequence GTGGAGCTTTTATCTGGCGGTGAGATGCTCGTCCGCTTCTTGCGTGACGAAGGCGTCAAATATATCTACGGGTACCCGGGTGGTGCTCTCCTTCATGTCTACGATGCCCTGTTCAAAGAACCGGAAGTGACCCACATCCTGGTTCGTCACGAACAAGCGGCTACCCATATGGCTGACGGCTATGCCCGCGCCACCGGCAAGGCCGGCGTGGTGCTGGTGACGTCCGGTCCTGGCGCCACAAACGCCATCACCGGTATCGCGACCGCCTATATGGACTCCATTCCGATGGTGATCATTTCCGGTCAGGTGCCGAGCACCATGGTCGGCACCGATGCGTTCCAGGAAACCGACATGATCGGTATCTCCCGGCCGATCGTGAAGCACAGCTTCATGATCAAGCACGCTTCGGAAATCCCGGAAGTCATGAAGAAGGCCTTCTACCTGGCGCAATCCGGTCGTCCGGGTCCGGTCGTGGTCGATGTCCCGAAAGACATGACCAACCCGGCCGAGAAGTTCGAATACGTCTTCCCGAAAAAAGCCAAGCTGCGTTCCTACAGCCCGGCCGTCCGCGGCCACTCCGGGCAGATCCGCAAGGCAGCGGAAATGCTCCTGGCGGCCAAGCGTCCCGTCCTCTATTCGGGCGGCGGCGTGATCCTCGGCAACGGCTCCGCGCCGCTGACCGAACTGGCGAAGATGCTCAACCTGCCGGTGACCAACACTTTGATGGGCCTGGGCGGTTTTCCTGGCACCGACCGTCAGTTCATCGGCATGCTCGGCATGCACGGCAGCTACACCGCTAACCTGGCGATGCACCATGCCGATGTGATCCTGGCCGTCGGCGCACGCTTCGACGATCGCGTGATCAACGGCGCGCCGAAGTTCTGCCCGAACGCCAAGATCATTCACGTCGACATCGACCCCGCGTCGATCTCCAAGACCATCAAGGCCGACGTGCCGATCGTAGGTCCGGTCGAGAGCGTCATGACCGAAATGGTCGCGATCCTCAAGGAAATCGGCGAGACCCCGAACAAGGACGCCGTGACCAGCTGGTGGAAGCAGATCGACGAATGGCGCGGTGACCGCGGCCTGTTCCCTTACGACAAGGGCGACGGCAGCAAGATCAAGCCGCAGACCGTGATCGAGACCCTGTGCGAAGTGACCAAGGGCGACGCCTTTGTGACCTCCGACGTGGGCCAGCACCAGATGTTCGCTGCGCAGTACTACAAGTTCAACAAGCCCAACCGTTGGATCAACTCCGGTGGCCTGGGCACCATGGGCTTCGGTTTCCCGGCGGCCATGGGCGTGAAGCTGAGCTTCCCTGATTCGGACGTCGCGTGCGTGACGGGCGAGGGCAGCATCCAGATGAACATCCAGGAACTGTCGACCTGCATGCAGTACGGTCTGCCGGTGAAGATCGTCAACCTGAACAACGGCGTACTGGGCATGGTTCGCCAGTGGCAGGACATGAGCTACGGCAGCCGTCACTCGCACTCCTACATGGAATCGCTGCCTGACTTCGTCAAGCTGGCCGAGGCCTATGGTCACGTGGGCATCCGCATCACCGACCTGAAGGACCTGAAGCCGAAGATGGAAGAGGCGTTCGCCATGAAGGACCGCCTGGTGTTCCTCGACATCCAGGTCGACACCAGCGAGCACGTCTACCCGATGCAGATCAAAGACGGCT